The Amphiura filiformis chromosome 13, Afil_fr2py, whole genome shotgun sequence genome segment TTGGGGGACTAAAAAGTAAATACACAAGATAATAATAttgctggattttttttttctattaggATTATTAGGGGAGGGGCGTCTCCGAAATTTTCCATGTGGATGCCCCCCTAATAATCCTATAGAACCGCCCCCCCCCACTTCCGCCGCCTATGGTAACTATAAACATCATGTGTAGATTGTCTACTTTTTGTTAACATGTTAATAACCCTAATTATTTATCTTAGCTTTGCTGTATCCAGTAGCACTGTTACCAATAATGTCGGATCCGAATCGTTACCACGGCGGTAAGTTAACTCAAATAGCAAAACTCTGATTCCGTCTTCAACTTATTTAGTGTCTCTtgctatattggaactccattagttgcaagcCCTTCACCATGTTTGCTATAGAAGCCAGTGGCCCCAGCCCTGCCAGGCTTGCGACCTTTGTGTTTTAGCATTATATGGTCCTGGACCACAAGTAGTGGTTTTTTGCCAACAGTTTTACAGGCAAACAGAATTTGCACGATGCCAATTGAGTCGGCGTAACTTTTGCGGGAAAAGATCATAAAACTACATGagtcaaatttaaaaaattttcaaATCTTGTTTAACTACaccaaattataggcctatttttcttCTTCtactcataaaaaaaaaaaaaaaggactgtTTGACCTATAATGTaacgtacagttcttgagttattaaaggaaatctgtaccataaactaatcaatggctaatatagttatatacccctaaattaaacataccagacgctctatatgaatttcggaatattcctaacaaagaaaaaacacttttaatccttcgtttctgcgattcaagggagccgccatgatagctgcttgcgaatcctttctgccacaagcggtagtgtaacctttcacacagacccacggcgagcgtgtgttgctgtatggcattcgcgacccctacagcgaattttggtttttagtgctgtttttacttttcgttctcaaaagacattgttgatcataaatattacttaaaataaactttttttatgttctgtagttttatgggtaaaaattgtcgcgttttcttttgaacgaatgttgaatctgaattttggtagtattcgcttcgtgtcaccaaagttcacgagagacgaggcttgtggcacggatttcgctggtttcaaaatcggggtaccgttacagcgtaataaaaaatacatcgggtatcgatatggcagccaccatggatcgcAAACTCACCGCTGATcgaacatagggccggccgttactcagtaaataaagcagctacaatccccagcttgagtttactgatagcacttgagaattatacttcaacatatgtacatgagcctcataagtaaaaaaaaaatgggccccagggccccacatgttaaaacaaagggccggccgtttctcatcaattaaagcagctttagttctcagagtttgtacacagattgcacctgagaattacattgttatatgtacatatgagccccatataccacataatatgggccccagggccccaaatgctaaaacatagggccggccattactcagtaaataaagcagctgcagtgcccagcttgagtctactgataacactagagaaatatacttcaacatatgtacatgggcctcaaaagtcaaatattatgggccccagggccccaaatgttaaaacaaagggcgggccgtttctcatcaaataaagcagcttccgggctcagaatttgtacacagatagcacctgagaattatattgttactaacagtaACAACCACATACCCACCCActccacacacgtaggactaaacagacagatccgtatataatataataattggaaataccagcgtgaagcgttaaggctgttccacttaaattacatacccattggctgttccatttaatttacatactccctctgaaatggccccaaaatagacGGTTCCGTTAGATTTatatacatactccctctgaaaggctgttccatttaatttacaaaatccctctggaatagtttcccctaatcatattgcatagactcgctgtgaataagagagactgacaacagcaatctatggagagtaagagagacgactcccctgggaggggactttttacaatttctttattttaagtgctacgagagtgcaacatatattaaattaaagcttgtggcTTGGACTTTcacattttacacattttccacccaattggacgactttttGGACGAtatttctcagcaaataaggactgttagtttgggtacaccgacaacatgcgggtatagccgtatttgtgtacaaatatatagccttctagttcttcttctaCTCATAAGAAATCGGAAAAAAGGACTGTTTGACCTATAATGTaacgtacagttcttgagttattaaaggaaatctgtaccataaactaatcaatggctaatatagttatatacccctaaattaaacataccagacgctctatatgaatttcggaatattcctaacaaagaaaaagcacttttaatccttcgtttctgcgattcaagggagccgccatgatagctgcttgcaaatcctttctgccacaagcggtagtgtaacctttcacacagacccacggcgagcgtgtgttgatgtatggcattcgcgacccctacAGCGAATtctggtttttagtgctgtttttacttttcgttctcaaaagacattgttgatcataaatattacttaaaattatttttttatgttcttctgtagttttatgggtaaaaattgtcgcgttttcttttgaacgaatgttgaatgtgaactttggtagtattcgcttcgtgtcaccaaagttcacgagagACGAGGCTTgcggcacggatttcgctggtttcaaaatcggggtaccgttacagcgtaataaaaaatacatcgggtatcaatatggcagccgccatggatcgcaaactcaccgctgatcgtcgtaaggaattaagattttctcctttatttggacgtatataagcttgggacttttactgtttgtcgtttttattattactgcaactatatagccattgattggtttatggtacagattcccTTTAACAAAAAAGggcaaaagtcacattttttaaACCTTGAACAGTCTCTGATATTAATCAAAATTTACTCatgataaatattcaaataaagaatagtttgaaccACCTAAAGTGTTTCGCTACAGAGTCAACATTGCAAAAGGTGTTAAGGTCAATAAAGTTAAATGAGATTGACCTCTTTAGTATAGTTTACCTGTTATGTTGGAGCTAAACAGGGGTCAACatcataaaaacgtttaaatCTTTTATAAGATAGTTTGGCAGACCTTAAATGCTTCGTTAACTATGCCAGTGGTAACGTGTTGTCAAATGTGGAGCATAAAATTTTagtttttatctttttttatatAACTCAAAGATCGTTTATCACACAGAGATGAAACTATTTCTGCagaatattttgatttttcaacAAGATTTGAGCAATTTGGAAAAAGTTGaccaataaatttaaaaaaaacccgccCAAATGGCAAGAAAACTAGCAACATggtttatttattataataattataattataattataattataattataattataattataattataattataagtgttattataattataattataattataattataaaattgtaATTATAATTCTTGATTTTTTCCTCAGATGGGTATCAAACTAGAGAGTACGATAGTGGCCAAGCACTGTGTGCTGCTGCTAAGCGTGGTGACGTGAAACTCAAAATTGGTGACAGACTCAAGATGGAGATGCTGAAAGACACAACCTTCACGTCCATGTTGTATTCCCACTGGGGCGTCGTATCGAATGTACCTGAATGCGTTTTTCTTGGGTTCTCGCCAGGAATAGTCCCCAACCCGTCCTCTTCAGGTTCAACCTCTTCCAGATCGTCTTCATCTAATCCGTTTCAGTCCCTCAACTCATTCAGCTCCTCCAGCCATAGGCCTAACTCCTCTAATAAACCATTTCGCTACATTTCTGCTCTCTACTCCTTGGAAGAACTAAAGATCGCAGAGTTCCCAAAGAAGATCAAGGTTGACAATTCTGACGATTCTTTTACGAAGCCTTTACCAGAAACAGAAATACGTAAAAAAATTGACGGTGTAATGGCTGTGCCAGATTTGATGGGACCTTTTGACGTGGTATCTAACAATTGTGAACACTTTGTCAACTGCATTAGATATGGTAAAAAAGAAAGCCGGCAAGTACAGGCAACTGCTGCTGTAGCAGCAACGGGAGCAACTGTCGGTGCTGCTTTGGCTATGTGTGTGATTATATAGGGTATGAAGTTTTTCTATCAGTGATTGCAGTTACTATAATCAAGTAGACAGAATCAATGTAACTGAAAAGTTAATAGTTAAATGCCCTCATTCGTTAGGATGTCCTATAATGGATGTAATAATCACTCTGGTGAAGTGGAGGGGTGTGGGGTGTGGAGGATGGTACTGCGGTAATTAAATGTAGGCCTTAGAATATCTTGtgttatttattaaaataacatttattaaTTGTTCATTATATACATAATAGTAGCAGGTGgcaaccaggggcgtagccagctttcttggtcagggggggcaaaattaaattttgggggcacagacgaaaaaaattgcagttgcatcatacaatacatagagactatgtcttcgagcttcccgaaaagggccttattgggatgatgtgcgcgcgtagcgcgccaaaaaatggtattttacactattttcgcccattatccggctaaaaaagggctttattgttttgtcagaggggcactttttctttctgccccctgcccccccccgctggctacgctactggtggcaacccagcaaacacaaaaaacgttacAAACGTGTTATGGACATGTTTTGGTTTCAttcaacgttttaataacatttgaacGTCGGTATACTATAAAAGTCTTTAAAATGTGTTTGTGTTATTTTTTAGAATAACATTTAATTGTTCTTCATACACTCTtatagatagcgagaaccaatcagagcaaacggtAGAAAAATGGCAGGAGTGCATTGATTTTGAATACTAGTAAGGCAGAGGTGCTGTTGGACACATGTAACGACACATGACGTAACAAAAACGCATAACTAACAATTGTGACCGTACACCGTAAATGtcccaaattgtattctgagatacagtgcaaagtTAGTGTTACAGGTATCTCATATTGATAGCGCTATACGtaatagtcaaacaccttttaaacatatcaataatcctattgttaaagaggataataagcttctacctatatgtctatagaattcttaaatatctctagtctttgtttgctttggctaaatccggttcaagtggtgggttacaaagcattgtattttgtctaggtatgtataaccaacaatgagaggacatccCTGAACcacgttgacttggggatgatttgaaatgaccgccaattatgactgtttgatatttataccagcaatgtgggaaaagagacacatctagaaccgaaaaaggtataccatttcgttgaaggagcaaagttcaacaaaccataaccccgcttctggatatcgtttgaagtaaaATGATATACCGTACCATTTTAAACCTTACGATATATAATTTCTAAACACGAAAGAAAACTAAATTGACCGGgcggactttacggctcattcgtggtttACAGtcacaattcaccttttcggtaaatcccataagcctttgcgactACACATGAGAATTCGTCATtcgacgtcacgccgatgcgcacatagtttatcgaacatcgttactgcgcatgacaagtcgacgtgacgtcaaatgatgagttttcaggtgtactcgcaaaggcttatgggatttaccgaaaaggtgaatttgttatgttatgcgttttTGTTAGATTATGCGTCGTTAgagacgcgttcatttttcttgcgggttgatgcatttatatttgctcacatttccaacatttttagtaacaatattttgtcataaaaatagcaaaaatcacaggatttaaTAACTGCGTCGGGGAactgcgtatcacttgttgctccaGAAATTGTCCAAAATattgcacttgtactgagatgttgatgcgtctaatgcacatcCTCTGCTGAACTcttgcattagatgcatcaacatctcagtatagtGCACGTGTACTTGTCTagtttgtacaattttactccaaAGAAATGATACCCATTTTAGCATAATTATTACATGTGAAGAATGTGATAGGTGGCAAGTAGTAGTTTAgtacacttaatatattttgaCAAACTTGGAATATTGATGGATATAACTGTTTTTAATATCGAGCTAAAATGTATTATGTTTTCTGTGTGTAATGTATAAATCACTGTCATGTTGAAATGTGTACGGGCCCGAGGAATGTAAATAGTGGAGGAAGCGTGACATAAATGTGACATGTACTAATTAATTGTGTCTTACCTGAGGACACTATTTTAAGACGCGTAAGggtataaaggatataaaatgttttaataacattcaaaaacatttttgaaacttatAATCTCATCTTACAGGACTTATATAGCGTTATTACATAAGATTATCGTGCATTATAATAAAAAGATAAATTCAAAGATAAATTTCAATTCAATAACATGGTAGAAACAtgacaaaattgatacaattggtAAAACTGATAAAACACAATTCCAAATAAAAGGTGTGTACAAAACGATGGATCGGATATGGTGATAACTAGAAAGAGGGGTGACCCAACTGTCACCTAAAATAAATGGGGCGTACGTATTGTGTTACTTAACCtgaccaaatattttgcaaaactgtttgccaaaacatattttaccataacgttttgacaacatttaaaagatgttgttgtacactgttgttttcatataaaatgtgttaaaaacgttttcatgaacttTATTTAACCCGACCAAAACACGCGTTGAAGATTTAATAAATGTTATTCTAATAATGTATCTTGTGTTATCTATTATTAGAATAACATTTATTAAATGTgatatgtataattaatattagaTGTTTAATACAATGTACTCAGTTCTATAAGTAATAAAAACAGGTATTAACACAGAATGACAATCTTAGAGTATCTCAAGTTGTGTTATTTATCAGAATAATATTTCAATATGTGACTACATAAagatgcacaaaaagaaactcagctgttataaatacgcctatagcttcagaacaaataattgttttcacaatatttcaacatagagaaaaTGCTGggttatttacgcgcattttgataccccatttgtccaatgccgttcaatattgacaacacagcagagcttttaaagaaaaatatccgaatttaaaagttgcagtttacagccatcaatggttattacacaagcatgtggcacgtaaaacacgccattatcttcgcgctgacttcaaatcaatacaaatagctgcaacttttaaattcgggtatttttctttcaaaacgctGCTGTGTTGATAATAttgaagcaaattgaacaaatggGGTACCAAAATGCGCGTAATTAAATCCTCCTCCTttgtatgttgaaatattgtgaaaacaattattagttctgaagctataggcgtatttataacagctg includes the following:
- the LOC140168499 gene encoding uncharacterized protein codes for the protein MSDPNRYHGDGYQTREYDSGQALCAAAKRGDVKLKIGDRLKMEMLKDTTFTSMLYSHWGVVSNVPECVFLGFSPGIVPNPSSSGSTSSRSSSSNPFQSLNSFSSSSHRPNSSNKPFRYISALYSLEELKIAEFPKKIKVDNSDDSFTKPLPETEIRKKIDGVMAVPDLMGPFDVVSNNCEHFVNCIRYGKKESRQVQATAAVAATGATVGAALAMCVII